The following are encoded in a window of Staphylococcus piscifermentans genomic DNA:
- the rpsD gene encoding 30S ribosomal protein S4, which translates to MARFRGSNWKKSRRLGISLSGTGKELEKRPYAPGQHGPNQRKKLSEYGIQLREKQKLRYLYGITERQFHNTFIEAGKQSGVHGENFMRLLARRLDAVVYALGLARTRRQARQLVSHGHIEVDGGRVNIPSYTLKPGQVVSVREKSQKLDIIQESVEINNYVPEYLDFDEEKLSGTFVRIPERSELPAEINEQLIVEYYSGK; encoded by the coding sequence ATGGCTCGATTCAGAGGTTCAAACTGGAAAAAATCTCGTCGTTTAGGTATCTCTTTAAGCGGTACTGGTAAAGAATTAGAAAAACGTCCTTACGCACCAGGACAACATGGTCCAAACCAAAGAAAAAAATTATCAGAATATGGAATTCAATTACGTGAAAAACAAAAATTACGTTACTTGTATGGAATTACTGAAAGACAATTCCACAATACTTTCATCGAAGCTGGTAAACAATCTGGTGTTCATGGTGAAAACTTCATGCGCTTATTAGCTAGACGTTTAGACGCAGTAGTATATGCTTTAGGTTTAGCACGTACTCGTCGTCAAGCACGTCAATTAGTAAGTCATGGTCACATCGAAGTAGATGGCGGACGTGTAAACATCCCTTCTTATACTTTAAAACCAGGCCAAGTTGTGTCAGTTAGAGAAAAATCTCAAAAACTAGACATTATTCAAGAATCAGTTGAAATTAACAACTACGTTCCTGAATACTTAGACTTTGACGAAGAAAAATTATCAGGTACTTTCGTTCGCATTCCTGAACGCAGCGAATTACCAGCTGAAATCAACGAACAACTTATCGTTGAGTACTACTCAGGTAAATAA
- a CDS encoding GAF domain-containing protein, with protein sequence MPQITTNYHSLQQQLEGLNAEEKYLITLLSNTSALLNDNIPEINWLGFYLIEDNQLILGPFQGRPACTPIQLGKGVCGTSAEKDITQRIDDVHAFPGHIACDARSQSELVIPMHRDGKVIGLLDIDAPIKNRFSKEDQEGLEAIMAVLEKQIAKTVK encoded by the coding sequence ATGCCGCAAATTACTACTAATTATCATTCGCTTCAGCAGCAACTAGAAGGTTTGAATGCGGAAGAAAAATATTTAATTACCTTATTAAGCAATACATCAGCTTTATTAAATGATAATATTCCAGAAATCAACTGGTTAGGATTTTATTTAATAGAAGATAATCAACTTATCTTAGGTCCTTTTCAAGGACGTCCAGCTTGCACTCCAATTCAACTTGGCAAAGGCGTTTGCGGAACTTCAGCTGAAAAAGATATTACACAGCGTATCGATGATGTGCATGCTTTCCCTGGTCATATTGCTTGTGATGCACGTAGTCAATCTGAACTCGTAATTCCAATGCATCGCGATGGCAAAGTAATAGGACTCTTAGATATTGATGCCCCTATTAAAAATCGCTTCTCTAAAGAAGATCAAGAAGGATTAGAAGCAATTATGGCAGTTTTAGAAAAACAAATTGCTAAAACAGTGAAATAA
- a CDS encoding SACOL1771 family peroxiredoxin has translation MPNHDFIVATQWSGGRDEVGRVTGDVINEEISIPASLGGQGIGTNPDEMLVAAASSCYIISLAAALERARFTSISINQQSIGTASLENGKFKMERITHQPQISVNSTEKAQLEKRLDSLLKIADNNCMISNSIRGNVEIKIEPTVL, from the coding sequence ATGCCGAATCATGATTTTATTGTTGCCACGCAATGGAGTGGCGGACGCGACGAAGTTGGCCGTGTAACTGGAGATGTTATTAATGAAGAAATTTCAATTCCAGCCTCTTTAGGCGGTCAAGGAATTGGAACTAATCCTGATGAAATGCTCGTGGCTGCTGCTTCTTCATGCTATATTATTTCTTTAGCTGCGGCTTTAGAACGTGCACGCTTCACATCTATTTCTATCAACCAACAATCTATAGGGACTGCTTCTTTAGAAAATGGAAAGTTTAAAATGGAACGTATTACACATCAACCACAAATTTCTGTAAATAGTACTGAAAAAGCACAACTAGAAAAACGCCTCGACTCTTTATTAAAAATTGCAGATAATAACTGTATGATTTCAAATTCTATTCGAGGAAATGTGGAAATTAAAATTGAACCGACTGTATTGTAA
- the tpx gene encoding thiol peroxidase translates to MVQITFGGDPVTLSGNPVEEGQTAPDFTVVNNDLEEVTLKDYDGKKKLISAVPSIDTGVCDKQTRKFNEEASSEEGGVVLTISEDLPFAQKRWCAASGLDNVILLSDYQKHSFGKNFGVLMEGLELLARSVFVLDKDNKVVYSEIVSEGTDFPDFDSALKAYKELD, encoded by the coding sequence ATGGTACAAATTACATTCGGCGGTGATCCCGTTACATTATCAGGCAACCCGGTAGAAGAAGGTCAAACAGCACCAGACTTCACAGTTGTGAACAACGATTTAGAAGAAGTGACACTTAAAGATTATGATGGCAAGAAGAAATTAATTAGTGCAGTGCCTTCAATTGATACAGGTGTATGTGACAAACAAACACGTAAATTCAACGAAGAGGCTTCTTCTGAAGAAGGCGGCGTTGTGTTGACTATTTCTGAAGACTTGCCTTTCGCACAAAAAAGATGGTGTGCAGCAAGCGGCTTAGATAATGTTATTTTATTAAGTGATTATCAAAAACATTCATTTGGTAAAAACTTCGGTGTTTTGATGGAAGGTTTAGAATTATTAGCACGTTCAGTATTCGTCTTAGACAAAGATAACAAAGTTGTTTATTCTGAAATCGTGAGCGAAGGTACTGACTTCCCTGATTTCGATTCAGCTTTAAAAGCTTATAAAGAATTAGACTAA
- a CDS encoding pyridoxal-phosphate-dependent aminotransferase family protein translates to MYHHPLLLTPGPTPIPERIQRVINEPMIGHRTKAFEAVAEKAYKGLKPVFGSKNDVLIFTSSGTSALEASMVNLLNADDHVAVIVSGAFGNRFKQIAETYFNHVHVFEVAWGEAVNVASFIDFLNDLPANVTAVYTQYCETSTTVVHPIHDLGEALHQHYPETYFVVDGVSCVGAVDVNLERDHIDVLVAGSQKAMMLPPGLAFAAYSDRAGKRFAEVKTPRFYLDFNKYIASAEKNSTPFTPNVSFYKGVAAYAELVEDEGFNNVIERHYIIRDGLRAALKALDLPLLVDDEHASPTVTAFVPPTVEEVSAIKNALLDRFNITIAGGQGKLKGKILRIGHLGMIDTADILQCVSALEVILSELRNESYIGRGTQAYLEVVKEYV, encoded by the coding sequence ATGTATCATCATCCATTGTTATTAACACCGGGACCGACTCCGATTCCGGAACGTATTCAACGTGTCATTAATGAACCTATGATTGGACATCGTACTAAAGCATTCGAAGCGGTTGCTGAAAAGGCTTATAAAGGGTTGAAGCCTGTTTTCGGTTCGAAAAATGATGTCTTGATTTTTACTTCAAGTGGCACGAGTGCGTTAGAGGCAAGTATGGTAAATCTTCTTAATGCAGATGACCATGTTGCTGTTATTGTATCAGGCGCTTTCGGTAATCGTTTTAAACAAATTGCTGAAACTTATTTTAATCATGTTCACGTCTTTGAGGTCGCTTGGGGTGAAGCGGTTAATGTGGCATCGTTTATAGACTTTTTAAATGACTTACCCGCAAACGTCACTGCTGTTTATACACAGTACTGCGAAACTTCCACTACGGTAGTCCACCCTATTCATGATTTAGGAGAAGCTTTACATCAACATTATCCTGAAACTTATTTTGTTGTGGATGGTGTAAGCTGCGTAGGTGCGGTAGACGTCAATTTAGAACGTGATCATATCGATGTCTTGGTTGCCGGCAGTCAGAAAGCAATGATGTTGCCTCCTGGTCTAGCCTTTGCAGCTTATTCAGACAGAGCGGGCAAACGTTTTGCAGAAGTTAAAACACCGAGATTTTATTTAGATTTCAATAAGTATATTGCTTCTGCTGAGAAAAACTCAACGCCGTTCACACCGAATGTCAGCTTCTATAAAGGAGTCGCTGCATATGCAGAGCTGGTTGAAGATGAGGGCTTCAACAATGTAATCGAGCGCCACTATATCATTAGAGATGGACTTCGCGCTGCATTGAAAGCGTTGGATTTACCGCTTCTTGTAGACGACGAACATGCTTCACCTACTGTTACAGCATTTGTTCCTCCTACTGTCGAGGAAGTCTCAGCGATTAAAAATGCTTTATTAGATCGTTTTAATATTACTATTGCAGGTGGGCAAGGTAAATTAAAAGGAAAGATTTTACGTATCGGTCATTTGGGCATGATTGATACTGCTGATATCTTGCAGTGTGTGAGCGCTTTAGAAGTTATCCTTTCAGAATTACGTAATGAATCTTATATTGGTAGAGGTACACAAGCTTATTTAGAGGTGGTTAAAGAATATGTATAA
- a CDS encoding TSUP family transporter — MEWDLTLIIIIIVFGFLAAFIDSVVGGGGLISTPALLAIGLPPAVALGTNKLASSFGSLTSAVKFIRSGKVDLKIVGKLFPFIFIAAAGGASLASFLPASVLKPLVIVILTVVMIYTLMRKDWGSIRTYQKLSPGKAFIFTIILLCIGFYDGFLGGGTGSFFLFTLLIVGFDFLSAAGNAKVLNFASNVGALMLFMILGKVDYGIGLLMAVSMIVGSYAGAQFALRQGVGYVKALFVIVTSALILKNIYDYVQQWLS, encoded by the coding sequence ATGGAATGGGACCTAACATTAATTATCATTATTATAGTATTTGGATTCCTCGCTGCTTTCATAGATTCGGTTGTAGGCGGCGGGGGATTAATTTCAACACCCGCTTTATTAGCCATTGGGCTACCGCCAGCGGTTGCTCTTGGCACGAATAAATTAGCAAGTTCATTTGGTTCTTTAACCAGTGCAGTAAAATTTATTCGTTCTGGGAAAGTAGATTTAAAGATTGTCGGGAAGTTATTTCCCTTTATTTTCATAGCTGCAGCAGGCGGTGCAAGTTTGGCCTCGTTTTTACCTGCATCTGTTTTAAAACCGCTAGTGATTGTGATTTTAACTGTGGTAATGATTTATACATTGATGCGTAAAGACTGGGGAAGTATCAGAACATATCAAAAACTCTCGCCAGGCAAAGCCTTTATATTTACAATCATATTGTTGTGCATCGGCTTTTATGATGGTTTTTTAGGCGGCGGTACAGGATCATTCTTCTTATTTACATTATTAATTGTCGGTTTTGACTTTTTAAGCGCAGCAGGCAATGCGAAAGTTTTAAATTTTGCATCTAATGTTGGAGCACTGATGCTCTTCATGATTCTAGGTAAAGTGGATTATGGTATAGGATTATTGATGGCAGTGAGTATGATAGTCGGTTCATATGCTGGTGCACAATTCGCTCTGCGTCAAGGTGTAGGATATGTCAAAGCGCTTTTTGTAATCGTCACAAGTGCGTTGATTCTGAAAAATATTTATGATTATGTTCAACAGTGGTTGTCATGA
- a CDS encoding glycerophosphodiester phosphodiesterase, which yields MQKIKPDEELKIIAHRGFNIDYPENTLLAYKAALNASVDMLEIDVHLTKDQELVVIHDDKIDRTSNGSGYVKDYTLDELKSYDFGSWKDSTFEGTHIMTFGEVVKLIQAYDITLLIEIKKPSQYPNIEEILLRELKEYRLYPERVIIQSFDEKSMQKIAEITQEYELGLLLSKKKYLMRMPNFNKIAKYCQYVNPNYQLVNRKFVERAYLHGLQVLPYTVNDIDEIRKLIDLGVDGIITDGPNYYFDLD from the coding sequence ATGCAAAAAATTAAACCTGATGAAGAACTGAAAATAATCGCACATCGCGGTTTTAATATAGATTATCCTGAAAATACACTCTTAGCTTATAAAGCCGCGTTAAATGCATCCGTAGACATGTTAGAGATAGATGTGCATTTAACCAAAGACCAAGAATTAGTGGTCATCCATGACGATAAAATTGATCGCACTTCTAATGGATCAGGCTATGTAAAAGATTATACCTTAGATGAATTGAAAAGCTACGATTTCGGTTCATGGAAGGATAGTACATTCGAAGGTACTCATATCATGACTTTCGGTGAAGTGGTCAAACTGATTCAAGCGTATGACATTACTTTGCTGATTGAAATTAAAAAGCCAAGTCAATATCCTAATATCGAGGAAATATTATTAAGAGAATTAAAGGAATACCGCTTGTATCCAGAGCGTGTGATTATACAGTCATTTGATGAAAAGAGCATGCAAAAAATTGCGGAAATCACACAAGAGTACGAACTAGGATTACTTTTAAGTAAAAAGAAATACTTAATGCGCATGCCGAATTTCAATAAAATAGCCAAATACTGTCAATATGTGAATCCTAATTACCAGCTTGTAAATCGTAAATTTGTAGAGAGGGCATATCTGCATGGGTTGCAAGTGTTGCCATATACTGTGAATGATATTGATGAAATCCGAAAACTCATAGACTTAGGGGTCGACGGAATTATTACCGATGGACCGAATTATTATTTTGATTTAGACTGA
- a CDS encoding class I SAM-dependent methyltransferase, with protein MAEEKTIMERLFHELDDKTKALNEENGQSFIENLGLAMEDIYQNNRELLEQATLADRRKAFQFAYLSLMQEQEIQANHQITPDSIGLILGYLVERFTEGKKELNIVDLTSGSGHLSATVHEVLKDQTLMHHLVEVDPVLSRVSVHLANFLEIPFDVYPQDAIMPLPFEEADVVIGDLPVGYYPVDDRSHEMKLGFEEGHSYAHYLLIEQAVEALRGSGYAFLVVPSNIFEGNEVKQLEKFIATDTEMQAFLNLPKTLFKSENSRKSILILQKKEQGETHSVEVLLANIPDFKAPQQFQKFMGELNEWLQQNHHKF; from the coding sequence ATGGCTGAAGAAAAAACAATCATGGAACGGTTGTTTCATGAACTAGATGATAAAACAAAGGCTTTGAATGAGGAGAACGGACAGAGTTTTATTGAGAATTTGGGTTTAGCAATGGAGGATATTTATCAAAATAATCGCGAGTTGTTAGAACAGGCGACACTTGCTGATAGACGTAAAGCATTCCAGTTTGCTTATTTAAGTTTGATGCAAGAGCAAGAAATTCAAGCGAATCATCAAATTACACCTGATTCTATAGGATTGATTTTGGGTTATTTAGTTGAACGCTTCACTGAAGGTAAGAAAGAACTGAATATTGTAGACTTAACGAGCGGAAGCGGCCATTTGAGTGCTACAGTGCATGAAGTGTTGAAAGACCAGACATTGATGCATCACTTGGTTGAAGTTGATCCTGTACTCTCACGTGTAAGTGTCCATCTCGCTAATTTCTTAGAAATACCTTTCGATGTTTATCCTCAAGATGCCATTATGCCTTTGCCGTTTGAAGAGGCGGACGTGGTAATCGGTGACCTTCCTGTAGGGTATTATCCTGTAGATGATCGTAGTCATGAAATGAAACTTGGATTTGAAGAAGGACACAGTTATGCGCATTATCTTTTAATTGAGCAGGCTGTGGAAGCGTTGAGAGGAAGCGGTTATGCCTTCTTAGTAGTACCAAGTAATATTTTTGAAGGTAATGAAGTGAAACAGCTTGAAAAATTCATTGCTACAGATACTGAAATGCAAGCATTTCTTAACTTACCGAAAACACTTTTCAAAAGTGAAAACTCTCGTAAATCTATTTTAATTCTGCAGAAAAAAGAACAAGGCGAAACGCACTCTGTAGAGGTGTTGTTAGCGAATATTCCAGATTTCAAAGCACCACAACAATTCCAAAAATTTATGGGTGAATTGAATGAATGGCTGCAACAAAATCATCACAAATTTTAA
- the thiI gene encoding tRNA uracil 4-sulfurtransferase ThiI: MMYDHILVRYGELTLKGANRKMFVNKLRSNVKQALVPLQGYTVKANRDRMYIEVTPEADIEEMMRRISKVFGVKSISPVMKIEKDLEVAKAQASDFAEAYGEGESFKIDVKRSDKQFPYDTYQLQRILGGAVLEHNPQVHVNVRQPDHIIKTEVRLDAIYIYDRVIEGAGGLPVGTGGKTLLMLSGGIDSPVAGMEIMRRGVTIEAIHFHSPPFTSEKAKEKVIELTRILAEHVGPIKLHIVPFTEVQKQINKVVHERYTMTSTRRMMMRIADKVVHQIGADAIVNGENLGQVASQTLKSMYAINHVTTTPVLRPLLTLDKEDIVIKAKEYGTFETSIQPFEDCCTIFTPKNPVTEPDFEKVEKYEGVFDFSEMIQRAVDNVETIEINKNYQSQKDKDTETLMQDLF, from the coding sequence ATGATGTACGACCATATATTAGTACGATACGGCGAGTTGACGCTTAAAGGAGCGAATCGAAAAATGTTCGTGAATAAATTACGCTCGAATGTGAAACAAGCGTTAGTGCCGTTGCAAGGTTATACAGTTAAAGCAAATAGAGACAGAATGTATATTGAAGTTACACCTGAAGCGGATATCGAAGAAATGATGCGCCGAATCAGTAAAGTATTCGGGGTCAAATCTATCAGTCCTGTGATGAAAATAGAGAAAGATTTAGAAGTGGCTAAAGCACAAGCGAGTGATTTTGCAGAAGCTTATGGAGAAGGTGAGTCATTTAAAATTGATGTCAAACGTTCAGATAAACAATTCCCATATGATACGTATCAATTACAACGTATTTTAGGAGGAGCAGTTTTAGAGCATAATCCACAAGTCCATGTAAATGTACGTCAGCCAGATCATATTATCAAAACCGAAGTTCGCTTAGATGCGATTTATATTTATGATCGTGTAATTGAAGGTGCAGGCGGTTTACCAGTCGGAACAGGCGGTAAAACATTATTGATGCTTTCTGGCGGAATTGACTCACCAGTTGCAGGAATGGAGATTATGCGTCGCGGCGTTACAATTGAAGCCATTCATTTTCATAGTCCGCCTTTTACAAGTGAAAAAGCCAAAGAAAAGGTCATTGAATTAACGCGTATTCTAGCTGAACACGTCGGTCCGATTAAATTGCACATTGTACCGTTTACAGAAGTGCAAAAACAAATCAACAAAGTAGTTCACGAACGTTATACTATGACTTCTACTCGACGTATGATGATGCGAATTGCAGATAAAGTGGTACACCAAATCGGAGCAGATGCAATTGTCAATGGGGAAAATTTAGGACAAGTAGCTAGTCAAACATTGAAGAGCATGTATGCAATCAATCATGTGACGACGACACCTGTTTTACGTCCGCTGCTCACCCTCGACAAAGAAGATATTGTTATTAAAGCGAAAGAATATGGAACATTTGAAACTTCCATTCAACCATTTGAAGATTGCTGTACAATATTTACACCTAAGAATCCCGTTACAGAACCTGATTTCGAAAAAGTAGAGAAATATGAAGGGGTCTTCGATTTCAGTGAAATGATTCAACGTGCAGTAGATAATGTAGAAACAATTGAAATTAATAAAAATTATCAAAGTCAAAAGGATAAAGATACTGAAACATTAATGCAAGATTTATTCTAA
- a CDS encoding cysteine desulfurase family protein: MIYLDNAATTKPAQDVLDTFVKVNQDLYFNPNSPHQAGLQAEQLLQQAKVQIDRILGLENRYDIIFTSGATESNNMALKGAAYNRKPFADEIIVSVIEHPSVLEVMRHLEEEGFKLKYVNVTTEGKIDLEHLKSLMSSNVGLVTCMQVNNITGQEQPIAEIAQLLKDYPKAHFHVDAVQAIGKVPLTFNRVDSMSFSGHKFNGLKGQGLLLARNIHNLEPVIHGGGQEYGLRSGTVNLPIDIAIVKALKQAVQQRDALNSRLRQYNNDLRAFLQTFRGVKINSPVNSAPHILNVGFDGVKGEVLVNAFSKQNVMLSTTSACSSKRGHLNEVLLSMGVPESQIEGSIRISMGALTSEADIEGFKAAFEKVYEEMKELLKS; the protein is encoded by the coding sequence GTGATTTATTTAGATAATGCAGCAACAACTAAACCTGCACAAGACGTATTAGATACGTTTGTGAAAGTCAATCAAGATTTATATTTTAATCCCAATAGTCCTCACCAAGCGGGATTGCAAGCAGAACAATTATTACAACAAGCGAAAGTACAAATCGATCGTATACTAGGACTAGAGAATCGCTACGATATTATCTTTACGAGCGGCGCGACTGAATCTAACAATATGGCGTTGAAAGGAGCAGCTTATAATAGAAAGCCTTTCGCGGATGAAATTATTGTTTCCGTTATCGAACACCCTTCTGTATTAGAAGTTATGCGCCATTTAGAAGAAGAAGGCTTCAAATTGAAATACGTCAATGTCACTACAGAAGGAAAAATCGATTTAGAACATTTGAAATCTTTAATGTCTAGTAATGTCGGATTGGTTACGTGTATGCAAGTCAATAATATAACAGGACAAGAACAACCGATTGCCGAAATCGCTCAATTACTGAAAGATTATCCTAAAGCGCATTTTCATGTAGATGCAGTTCAAGCTATTGGTAAAGTTCCATTAACATTTAATCGAGTAGACAGTATGAGTTTCAGCGGTCACAAATTTAATGGATTAAAAGGCCAAGGTTTATTGTTAGCACGCAATATTCATAATTTGGAACCCGTCATTCATGGTGGAGGGCAAGAATATGGATTAAGAAGCGGAACAGTAAATCTGCCTATTGATATTGCTATCGTAAAAGCTTTAAAACAAGCAGTACAGCAACGTGATGCGCTCAATTCACGCTTACGTCAATATAATAACGATTTACGTGCTTTTCTGCAGACTTTCAGAGGCGTAAAAATCAATTCACCTGTAAATAGTGCCCCTCATATTCTGAATGTGGGATTTGACGGTGTAAAAGGTGAGGTACTTGTGAATGCATTCTCCAAACAAAATGTAATGCTTTCTACTACAAGTGCTTGCTCATCTAAACGGGGTCATTTAAATGAAGTCTTGCTCTCAATGGGAGTGCCAGAATCACAAATTGAAGGCAGTATTCGTATTTCTATGGGTGCTTTGACCAGTGAAGCGGATATCGAAGGATTCAAAGCTGCTTTTGAAAAAGTTTATGAAGAAATGAAGGAGTTGTTAAAATCATGA
- the ezrA gene encoding septation ring formation regulator EzrA: MALYIILAIIIIALIVVGIMFYLRSSKRQVVEQTEERKIEVEKLTLDDRLKELDDLNLKGETQQEHDRLKRESLNNFNENLSPVEEKIHNAEENFDKFKFSVAQTELDDANALMDRYELQHSKLSEEVDNILALHKDSDRLYEESKNNYREMKRDVLANRHQFGEAAAPLEKEIESFEPELIKYTELKEHGDYRQAHEHIATLNEDMNYLKKDMEEIPDLIREAQKELPGQFQDLKYGCRDLKVEGYDLDHVKIDSTLQTLKTELSFVEPMISRLELEEANNKLININEQLDEMYDLIEHEVKAKNQVDETKEVITSDLFKAKEMNYTLQTEIEYVRENYYINETDIQNVRQFENEIQNLIAVYDDILKEMAKSTVRYSEVQDNLAYIEEHVQVINEKQEKLQNHLIQLREDEAEAEDNILRVQSKKEEIYRRLLASNLTSVPERFIIMKNEIDHEVREINSQFSERPINVKHLKDKVTKVVLHMNNFENEATDVLVNAVLAEKLIQYGNRYRKDDSSIDKSLNEAERLFKNNRYKRAIEIAEQALDSVDPGISQRIEDEVISQNQ, translated from the coding sequence ATGGCACTGTATATCATTTTAGCAATTATCATCATAGCTTTGATAGTTGTCGGTATCATGTTCTATCTCCGTTCTTCAAAACGTCAAGTGGTTGAGCAAACGGAAGAGCGCAAGATAGAGGTTGAAAAACTAACTTTAGATGATCGTTTGAAAGAATTGGACGATTTGAATCTTAAAGGGGAAACGCAACAAGAACACGACCGCTTAAAGCGCGAATCATTAAATAACTTTAATGAAAATTTAAGCCCGGTTGAGGAAAAAATTCATAATGCTGAAGAAAACTTTGATAAGTTTAAATTTTCAGTGGCCCAAACTGAACTTGACGATGCGAATGCATTAATGGATCGCTATGAGTTGCAACATAGTAAACTTTCTGAAGAAGTTGACAATATTCTTGCCTTACATAAAGATAGTGATCGACTTTATGAGGAGAGCAAGAATAACTACCGCGAAATGAAACGCGATGTCCTTGCAAACCGTCATCAATTTGGTGAAGCAGCTGCTCCATTAGAGAAAGAAATCGAATCTTTTGAGCCTGAATTAATAAAATATACAGAGCTTAAAGAGCATGGGGACTATCGCCAAGCCCACGAACATATCGCAACATTAAATGAAGACATGAATTATCTGAAGAAAGATATGGAAGAAATCCCTGACTTAATTCGAGAAGCGCAAAAAGAATTGCCTGGTCAGTTCCAAGATTTAAAATATGGCTGCCGTGATTTAAAAGTTGAAGGGTACGACTTGGACCATGTGAAAATCGACAGCACGCTGCAAACGCTGAAAACTGAGTTGAGTTTCGTAGAACCGATGATTAGTCGATTAGAGTTAGAAGAAGCAAATAACAAATTGATTAATATTAATGAACAGCTTGATGAAATGTACGATTTAATCGAACATGAAGTCAAAGCTAAGAACCAAGTGGATGAAACGAAAGAAGTCATCACAAGTGATTTATTCAAAGCGAAAGAAATGAATTATACGCTACAAACTGAAATTGAATATGTGCGTGAAAATTATTATATTAATGAAACAGATATTCAAAATGTACGTCAATTTGAGAACGAAATTCAAAACTTAATTGCTGTATATGATGATATCTTGAAAGAAATGGCTAAATCAACTGTACGTTACAGTGAAGTCCAAGATAATTTAGCTTATATTGAAGAACACGTTCAAGTTATTAATGAAAAACAAGAAAAACTTCAAAATCATTTAATACAGTTACGTGAAGATGAAGCTGAGGCTGAAGATAATATTTTACGTGTCCAATCTAAGAAAGAAGAGATTTATCGTCGATTACTTGCTTCAAACTTAACAAGCGTGCCTGAACGTTTCATTATTATGAAGAATGAAATCGACCATGAAGTGCGAGAAATTAACAGTCAATTCAGTGAACGTCCTATCAATGTTAAACATTTGAAAGATAAAGTGACGAAAGTAGTACTTCATATGAATAATTTCGAAAATGAAGCGACAGATGTCCTTGTTAATGCTGTGCTTGCTGAAAAATTAATTCAGTACGGCAACCGTTACCGTAAAGATGACAGCAGTATTGATAAGAGTCTGAATGAAGCGGAACGATTATTCAAGAACAACCGTTACAAACGAGCAATTGAAATTGCTGAACAAGCTCTAGATTCAGTAGATCCTGGTATCTCACAACGAATTGAAGATGAAGTCATTTCTCAAAATCAATAG